AGCTCTCATACCTTGATTAAAGGCATTGTAGCCTCCATGCCTGAGCATAAAACCATCCTCGGCACTCATCTCACCTTCTAGTTCAAAGTCGCGCATCGGCATCGCGGTTGCTGGGGAAAACCCGAAGATCCCCTCATGCAGAAATTGGGCATGAGACGGGTCAAGGCTGCTTTCCAACGAGACGGTATAGCCGACGGGGACATCGCTGAGATGCCATTCGGCCTCAGTCCATTGCTCACTAGGGTCTGGTAGAGTTGCAGGCTGCTTTTGCTGACATTCTTCCTGAGCGGCTGAACTGCAATCAAGCCACACCCAAAGCAGTTCTTGGGCGACTTGAGTGGGATAAGTGGGTACGTGGGATCTCACATTGCGGTAAACGGCTGCTGAGGAATCTGAGTCTGCCAGCATTGGAATCTTGACACACTGCCCACTACAGTCAAATTGCCAACCATGCTGGCGGCAGACCAAAGTGCCGTCATCCTGAATCTTGCCGAGGGATAACTGTGTCAACTTATGGGGACAAATATCATCCATCACTGTCCACTGTCTTTCATGGTGCCAGACAACTAACTTTTTGCCGAGTATGGTGATGGGAGTGGGACAAGTGCTGTCCAAATAACTCAGCGGGCTGATTGGATACCACTGCTTCAGCCAATTAAACGGCTGCTCTACAGCGGCTGATCGTGGTTTTGGACTGTTCAGTTCCAGAGCTTCTGTTTCTGGATTGATGTGAGTTGTCATAACAGATATCCATTTTCAAGAATGATTCTTTCTTGAGCGTTGGAACACTAAATCGACGAGTAAAGCTTGACTGATGATTCCTATGAGGTGAGACCATAGTATTGGTAGATCACGCCACAAATCAACATTAAGGGATATCATCAAGTCTGGGTAGACTTCGGCTACTCTCCAATAAGTTAGCCGAGCCGAGCATTCACATTGATAACAAATAGTTTCGGATTTTTGTCTAGCTAACCAAAAATATTGGCTGTTAAACCTATTATGACTAACTACAACAAAAGATCAGTGTTAGAGTTTTCCTGAGGTCTAGGCACTGGATGATTCCATCAGTCTAGGGCTAATGCAAATAAATCAAATGATTAATCACTTTACTCGGTAATAAAGAAGCAGTACACCATTTTCATAGATTTTATGATCCGTCAGTTCTAAAGCCGTCTGCTGAATCACACCTGAGAAAAGTGGTATACCTGAAACCATCAAAAAAGGGTTGATCTTGAGAATGAGTTGATCGACCAAGTGGTGCGCAAAAAGTGTTGTAGCTAAATCACCACCACCACACAGCCAGATCCCCTTACCTGATTGACTCTTGAGACTTGTCACCAACTCAATTGTATTGTTAGACACAAGTTCAACATTCTCATCCGGGCTTGTATTTATACTGCGTGAAAAGAGGTATTGCTTTAGGTGTGAGTAAGGGCTTGTTACACCTTCCTTCAACCCTATCTCATAGGTCTTTCGCCCCATTAGAACGACATCAAACCATTTGTTCTTACCATGAACACCCAATGCATCACGTAGGTGAGATGGAACGGTTTCAGGAAATGTGGCGAAGACATCTGCAAAATATTCAGGATCTTGGGAAAAGCCGTCGTGTGAACCATCAATATGTGCAATATACCCATCCACACTGCAAGCTACAAAATACGTCAGTTCTCTCATTCTGCCTTCCTCTTATTGTGATGGAGAAATGGATATCATTGGTGAATTCCACCAGTCGCCAGGTGGGGGTGATTCTAGTTTAAGCAGAATGGCATTAGAGAAAAAGCTGAGGTTTAGCTATGAAGGTCACAAATCCCCTACTCCGCCTGATGATCCATGCCACTATGAACCGCTATGCTTTTCAGACCATCCTTCAATCCAAATATTTACGACAGACCCAAGATGGGTAGGCAAAGATAATGACTCTCAGAGTGGTTTTGTTGAGACGGGTAGAGGCTGGATGGCTCCCATTTGGGAAGAATGCGTGAGTCAGGTACTTAAGAATCCCCCAGTCTATTATTTCGAGCCTGCTTCAATATTTCTCAACCCCAAAGATTGAGTGCTAAGAGAAAAATGTCTAAACCTTCCAGAAATTCCGAAGGTAGCCCATTAATGATTAGATACAAAGGAAGATAATTCTGGGAATGCTATAGGTTAGCTTTCTTACCTTTGCTAAAACTACACTGATTTACGACAGTCTATGGCCGCTGACAACAAATACTCCAAAGTACTCCTTGAGTTAAAGACTCACTACCAGGAGACACTCGCTGAACTAGAAGCTCAAACAACTCAACTCAAGACTAAAATCACGTCTCTGGATACGTTGATTGAAGATCCTTTGTTAGGCTCAGACATCCTTTCAATCCTTCAAGGTGAAGCAGATTCAATAGATTCAGAAGCGCCAGACTCAACAGTTGCCAACACAGTAGAACCTAAAGCCAAGTCTAAGAAAACTACTCAAAAAGCTGCTTCAAAGAAGAAGTCTACACCCCCTAAGAAGCCAGTTTCAACTGCAAAGACAAAGGGGACAGTAAAACCGGTAGTTGATGCTACAGCTACCCCAAAGAAAGCTGCACAAAAGGCGTCACCCTCATCCGGGAAAAGAAAATCTCCAACATCCAAAAAATCAGCCTCTGCACCAAAATCGACACAAAAGGTAGAGCCTAAAGCTGAAGCTACTTCCCCTCAAGTTGCTCAAAAAGCTTCATCCAAAAAATCCTCAACCTCTAAGAACACATCTTCTCAGAACAAGGCCAAGAAAACTAAGAGACAAGGAAGACGTTCTTCCTCCACTGTTCTGAAGATGAACAAACCCTATGACAAGATGACCAAAATTGATGCAATCTCAAAGATTATGCAGGAAAATCCTGGGAAAGTCATGCACACTGATGATTTAAGCTTGATATTGTTTGGTAAATTGACCCCAGAGCAACATAAAGCTGAACGAGCAAGAATGAAAACCTTGATGTATCGAGGTGTTGATCAGAATCGTTGGCTCAAAGTACCCAAAAAGCAGATGCGCTATGTCTTTGAATCGAGTAGAAATGTTGGGCCAACAGAATCTGGTTCATCTAAGAATCAAAAGTCTCAAAAGAAGACTTGAGACGTTTCAGAGTATCATCGTTCCTGATCTCAAGCAGATGCCATCATTCTTGAGATCAGGAATGATGGTGGAGCAAATAGAAAAACGCCTCTACCAATCTCCATTCGCTCTCCTGATAGCGCAAAAGTACTACCAGCTAAGTAGTCTGTTAGCCTCTGAGCCAGCTTATTTTCCAAAACCGCCAAATTCACTAGAAGCATATCATCCGTTTTCATCGCGTTGATTGCTTCTTGAGCATCTTCAAATGACTGGGGGTGAAACACACGGATCTTATGGGGCGATATTGCTTGAAAGGGAAGAAGGTTGTCCATAAACCAGTACTCCTCTGCGACCAAGTCCAGGCATATCTTCAGGGTTTCGTGAATACTCCAGGCAGTCTGTCTATACATACTCAAGCCTAGGATGCACAACTGATCTGTTACTCTCAATGACATCAGAGCCATCTGAAAGTTCCGTAACTACCGCATTAAACCCAGATCCAATTCGCTGTATCAGTTCCTGCGCACGAGGAACAAGTATATCTCGTCGCCGCTTGGCTCTCGGATCAAATCCGGTATCAGCTAACTCGTAGTCAATCTGAGCTTGATCGCCACGATGGGGTTTGATGACAATTCGACCCAGTTTTACTAACTTCGTGTCAGCAAGCAGGATCAAACTCATAAAACCCAAAGGTGGGATAGTTGTAATGTTTGACTGTTCTATAATTCTGCATGAAGTGATTCTCAGTACCAGAGCAAACTTCATGCTTTTTGAGGCTAGAAATACTTGGATTGCTGATATCCCGTTCACATTTTGGGGTGGACTGAGCTTATTAATTCTAGGGGGAGTAGTATGGCTATTGCCTAAATGGCAGGTCAATGGGTTAGATGAGCAGATGGAAATTCGGGATCGAGCTTTTATTGAAGACGCACACCGACGTACTCTCATCCAAGCCTTAGGAGGACTCTTTTTCTTGACGACTGCCTATCTGAGTCGTCGTAACCTCCAAATTACCGAAGGAAAGGAGGTAACTGAGCGATTCAGTAA
The DNA window shown above is from Acaryochloris sp. CCMEE 5410 and carries:
- a CDS encoding cell division protein SepF, producing MDNLLPFQAISPHKIRVFHPQSFEDAQEAINAMKTDDMLLVNLAVLENKLAQRLTDYLAGSTFALSGERMEIGRGVFLFAPPSFLISRMMASA
- a CDS encoding Rieske 2Fe-2S domain-containing protein, with the protein product MTTHINPETEALELNSPKPRSAAVEQPFNWLKQWYPISPLSYLDSTCPTPITILGKKLVVWHHERQWTVMDDICPHKLTQLSLGKIQDDGTLVCRQHGWQFDCSGQCVKIPMLADSDSSAAVYRNVRSHVPTYPTQVAQELLWVWLDCSSAAQEECQQKQPATLPDPSEQWTEAEWHLSDVPVGYTVSLESSLDPSHAQFLHEGIFGFSPATAMPMRDFELEGEMSAEDGFMLRHGGYNAFNQGMRATRRFCPPCANMTQYHLPTGGIQIFQLYFVPTTPGHCRYIGKFAIDTPPPAPRFNFFQWANRQLWGLLPQDVQVGLQHLGAYKLSDQDITAMHAQEQNEAADPEHRRTSFFPTPADQGILTLRTWFKQFAEGGPATNTLYSEGVETTSDEQLYDRWHRHTKLCPSCRHSVDRLANAQKLCQRLAIVSAVLGAVMLLLPILPLRVSLGCLVISIFSLLGYQGLSQLQHRFMSSIPQQGSPKITLYAE
- a CDS encoding dihydrofolate reductase family protein, which gives rise to MRELTYFVACSVDGYIAHIDGSHDGFSQDPEYFADVFATFPETVPSHLRDALGVHGKNKWFDVVLMGRKTYEIGLKEGVTSPYSHLKQYLFSRSINTSPDENVELVSNNTIELVTSLKSQSGKGIWLCGGGDLATTLFAHHLVDQLILKINPFLMVSGIPLFSGVIQQTALELTDHKIYENGVLLLYYRVK